In Acipenser ruthenus chromosome 6, fAciRut3.2 maternal haplotype, whole genome shotgun sequence, the following proteins share a genomic window:
- the LOC117410620 gene encoding NLR family CARD domain-containing protein 4-like isoform X1, with protein MDFIKTKHVDLIQRMGKTICMQIVDDCYSKNILGPEERDLLYCEKVAQEAARQLITIIEKKGASAISSFVESLKQHDYYLYEDLQGRCSAKEATQHSLDLLAEDLKELYTSACFRKFHPLGEDIDILFDLETTFTDAVFWKKDTMNNRKGHVTLTKLLGEFKNPSVIEGEAGKGKTTLLKRVAALWASGECPALKKFRLVFFISLSGAKGGIYETVCEQLLRVPYDIEEEAFKKALWKLKEEVLFLLDGYDEFKPENCPEMESLIKEKRKFKNMVVVTTRTETVKMVRNIAETVAEIGDLSEEGAKVLIENVLKPELAIDLLLQLKESSTMQELMKTPLFVVISCAIRMGETNIIPKTQTALFCTLYDLMVEKNRYKTQGLSASLVLQSINNCGDLALNGIFEQQFSFSLGHLLSEQHEKVLLAAGLLNKYTSHVLNPVYRFFHKSFQEYIAGRRLHALLTSTTKVEVEKGFRYLCQIDNISDINNKYHNLLLYTCGSSKKAAKLVILHMANIHNHGSLMGISPISDMQSVTSDNEEAIDPQNLEELQKLQEMNMDRFVVCALNFFSESHSESELSEDFEVFFRNKRLHISNQSIPSYLFDFFKYLPNCLEALSLITLELFGTNISPKIGTLDKKKAFIPEQAVPLFYDWSHSINTMQVSLKDFQMLPRKDRISLGKICSSALSLRLHITRSSGISGKLQDILKRCEQNIHELVIEATPLTLADEQQVVLMKHLKTLYISDLQTERLEGGFIDRIQNLQNIKKLTLNNIKMAESDVKQLAEGMKHLKMLTVLHLSQLTGTGNGLISVIEAATSAGCRLEVLELVDCCLTKEAVTVLVQNLTNLQKLQVLDLSENHLEEYASDCVGGLVDGLRNLHSLHTLMLPWGKNVKDCLIKLLEQLPGLRKLGLQKWCITDENIELLTSSIKKGGFKDLQHLDLADNCVSSKGWHSFLGAMEMLRRLEFVDLSSKEELDPEPHLIRDLGKLVSDLSALQEVGLLQWKLDENDLMILNKGKTKYGREFNLRVTSEKMNEDEEDEEGELSS; from the exons A tgGATTTTATCAAGACAAAACATGTGGATCTTATCCAAAGAATGGGGAAGACAATCTGCATGCAGATTGTGGATGACTGTTATTCCAAAAACATTTTAGGTCCAGAGGAGAGAGACTTGTTATACTGTGAGAAAGTGGCACAGGAGGCTGCCAGACAACTGATTACTATCATTGAGAAAAAGGGAGCGTCAGCCATCAGCAGCTTTGTTGAATCTCTCAAGCAGCATGACTACTACCTTTATGAGGACTTGCAAGGGAGAT GTTCAGCCAAGGAGGCGACTCAACATAGCTTAGACTTGCTAGCTGAGGATCTGAAGGAGTTGTATACATCAGCCTGTTTTCGAAAGTTTCATCCTCTTGGAGAAGACATAGACATCCTTTTTGATTTAGAAACAACATTCACAGATGCTGTGTTTTGGAAAAAGGATACCATGAATAACAGGAAGGGGCATGTGACTCTGACAAAGCTTTTGGGTGAGTTCAAGAACCCCAGTGTCATTGAAGGGGAAGCTGGCAAAGGCAAGACAACTCTGCTGAAGAGAGTAGCTGCGCTCTGGGCCTCCGGGGAATGTCCAGCTTTGAAAAAGTTCAGGCTGGTCTTTTTCATTAGCTTGAGTGGAGCAAAAGGAGGGATATATGAAACAGTTTGCGAGCAGCTGCTGAGGGTTCCCTATGACATAGAGGAGGAAGCCTTTAAAAAAGCCTTGTGGAAGCTGAAGGAGGAGGTGCTCTTCCTATTGGATGGTTATGATGAGTTTAAACCAGAAAACTGCCCGGAGATGGAGTCGTTGATCAAGGAGAAGCGTAAATTCAAGAACATGGTGGTGGTGACTACTCGTACAGAAACTGTTAAGATGGTGAGGAACATCGCTGAGACGGTTGCAGAAATCGGGGACCTGAGCGAAGAGGGTGCCAAGGTCCTCATCGAAAATGTCCTGAAGCCAGAGCTGGCCATTGACCTGTTGCTGCAGCTGAAAGAATCAAGCACCATGCAGGAACTGATGAAGACGCCACTCTTCGTTGTTATCTCCTGTGCCATCCGAATGGGGGAGACCAACATCATTCCCAAAACCCAGACTGCTCTCTTCTGCACGCTGTATGATCTTATGGTCGAGAAGAACCGATACAAGACCCAGGGCCTTTCTGCTTCATTGGTCCTCCAGAGCATTAACAATTGTGGGGATTTAGCTCTGAACGGGATATTTGAGCAACAGTTCAGTTTCTCCTTGGGCCATCTGTTGTCTGAACAACACGAGAAGGTCTTATTGGCAGCAGGCCTTCTTAACAAATACACTTCCCATGTGCTTAATCCAGTGTACCGGTTCTTTCACAAATCATTCCAGGAGTACATAGCAGGCAGAAGACTGCATGCATTACTTACGTCCACCACAAAAGTAGAGGTAGAAAAAGGATTCAGATATTTGTGTCAGATTGACAATATTTCAGATATTAATAACAAGTACCACAATCTACTGCTGTACACATGTGGATCTTCCAAGAAGGCTGCTAAACTTGTGATCCTGCACATGGCAAACATTCACAACCATGGAAGTCTTATGGGAATATCTCCGATCAGTGACATGCAGAGTGTGACATCAGACAATGAGGAGGCCATAGATCCTCAGAACTTGGAAGAACTTCAAAAGCTCCAGGAAATGAACATGGACCGTTTTGTGGTCTGTGCCCTGAACTTCTTTTCTGAAAGCCACTCAGAATCTGAATTGAGTGAGGATTTTGAAGTGTTCTTTCGCAACAAAAGGCTGCACATCAGCAATCAGAGCATCCCTTCATACCTGTTTGACTTCTTTAAATATCTGCCCAACTGCTTAGAAGCATTGAGTCTCATCACACTGGAGTTGTTTGGGACAAATATAAGCCCCAAAATTGGGACCCTTGACAAAAAAAAGGCTTTCATTCCAGAGCAGGCAGTGCCTCTTTTTTATGACTGGAGTCACAGCATTAACACCATGCAAGTCTCATTGAAGGACTTCCAAATGTTACCTAGAAAAGATAGGATTTCTTTAGGTAAAATCTGCTCCTCTGCCTTGAGCCTTAGGCTTCACATTACCAGAAGCAGTGGTATAAGTGGGAAGCTGCAGGACATTCTTAAACGGTGTGAACAGAACATACATGAGCTTGTCATTGAAGCAACACCTCTAACATTAGCAGATGAACAGCAGGTTGTTTTGATGAAGCATTTGAAAACTTTATACATCAGCGACTTGCAGACTGAAAGATTAGAGG GTGGATTTATTGACCGTATACAAAACCTACAAAACATTAAGAAGCTGACCTTAAACAACATAAAGATGGCTGAATCCGATGTTAAACAACTGG CTGAGGGTATGAAGCATTTGAAAATGCTCACTGTGCTGCACTTGTCTCAGCTGACAGGAACTGGAAACGGCCTTATTTCTGTTATTGAAGCAGCAACCAGTGCTGGATGCAGACTTGAAGTGCTGGAACTTGTTGATTGTTGCCTAACTAAGGAGGCTGTCACAGTTCTGG TTCAAAATCTGACAAACCTTCAAAAGCTTCAAGTGCTCGATTTATCTGAAAATCACCTGGAGGAATATGCAAGTGATTGTGTCGGAGGGCTAG TTGATGGATTAAGAAATCTGCACAGCCTACACACTCTGATGCTGCCATGGGGAAAGAATGTGAAGGACTGTTTGATAAAGCTCCTGGAACAGCTGCCAGGGCTAAGAAAACTTGGACTGCAAAAGTGGTGTATCACAGATGAAAACATTGAGCTCTTAA CTTCCTCAATAAAGAAGGGAGGTTTTAAAGATCTTCAGCATCTGGACCTGGCAGACAACTGTGTTTCCAGTAAAGGCTGGCATTCATTCCTCGGTGCAATGGAGATGCTGAGGAGACTGGAGTTTGTGGATCTCAGTAGTAAAGAGGAACTGGATCCTGAACCGCATCTTATAAGAGATCTCGGTAAACTGGTCTCTGATCTCTCCGCGCTACAGGAGGTTGGGCTGCTCCAGTGGAAGCTGGATGAAAATGACTTGATGATCCTCAATAAAGGGAAGACCAAATACGGTCGGGAGTTTAATCTGAGAGTCACCTCAGAAAAGATGAATGAGGATGAGGAAGATGAAGAAGGTGAGCTCAGTTCCTGA
- the LOC117410620 gene encoding NLR family CARD domain-containing protein 4-like isoform X2: protein MDFIKTKHVDLIQRMGKTICMQIVDDCYSKNILGPEERDLLYCEKVAQEAARQLITIIEKKGASAISSFVESLKQHDYYLYEDLQGRCSAKEATQHSLDLLAEDLKELYTSACFRKFHPLGEDIDILFDLETTFTDAVFWKKDTMNNRKGHVTLTKLLGEFKNPSVIEGEAGKGKTTLLKRVAALWASGECPALKKFRLVFFISLSGAKGGIYETVCEQLLRVPYDIEEEAFKKALWKLKEEVLFLLDGYDEFKPENCPEMESLIKEKRKFKNMVVVTTRTETVKMVRNIAETVAEIGDLSEEGAKVLIENVLKPELAIDLLLQLKESSTMQELMKTPLFVVISCAIRMGETNIIPKTQTALFCTLYDLMVEKNRYKTQGLSASLVLQSINNCGDLALNGIFEQQFSFSLGHLLSEQHEKVLLAAGLLNKYTSHVLNPVYRFFHKSFQEYIAGRRLHALLTSTTKVEVEKGFRYLCQIDNISDINNKYHNLLLYTCGSSKKAAKLVILHMANIHNHGSLMGISPISDMQSVTSDNEEAIDPQNLEELQKLQEMNMDRFVVCALNFFSESHSESELSEDFEVFFRNKRLHISNQSIPSYLFDFFKYLPNCLEALSLITLELFGTNISPKIGTLDKKKAFIPEQAVPLFYDWSHSINTMQVSLKDFQMLPRKDRISLGKICSSALSLRLHITRSSGISGKLQDILKRCEQNIHELVIEATPLTLADEQQVVLMKHLKTLYISDLQTERLEGGFIDRIQNLQNIKKLTLNNIKMAESDVKQLAEGMKHLKMLTVLHLSQLTGTGNGLISVIEAATSAGCRLEVLELVDCCLTKEAVTVLDQQNAKDVTITNITIYPAHHFKKPLV from the exons A tgGATTTTATCAAGACAAAACATGTGGATCTTATCCAAAGAATGGGGAAGACAATCTGCATGCAGATTGTGGATGACTGTTATTCCAAAAACATTTTAGGTCCAGAGGAGAGAGACTTGTTATACTGTGAGAAAGTGGCACAGGAGGCTGCCAGACAACTGATTACTATCATTGAGAAAAAGGGAGCGTCAGCCATCAGCAGCTTTGTTGAATCTCTCAAGCAGCATGACTACTACCTTTATGAGGACTTGCAAGGGAGAT GTTCAGCCAAGGAGGCGACTCAACATAGCTTAGACTTGCTAGCTGAGGATCTGAAGGAGTTGTATACATCAGCCTGTTTTCGAAAGTTTCATCCTCTTGGAGAAGACATAGACATCCTTTTTGATTTAGAAACAACATTCACAGATGCTGTGTTTTGGAAAAAGGATACCATGAATAACAGGAAGGGGCATGTGACTCTGACAAAGCTTTTGGGTGAGTTCAAGAACCCCAGTGTCATTGAAGGGGAAGCTGGCAAAGGCAAGACAACTCTGCTGAAGAGAGTAGCTGCGCTCTGGGCCTCCGGGGAATGTCCAGCTTTGAAAAAGTTCAGGCTGGTCTTTTTCATTAGCTTGAGTGGAGCAAAAGGAGGGATATATGAAACAGTTTGCGAGCAGCTGCTGAGGGTTCCCTATGACATAGAGGAGGAAGCCTTTAAAAAAGCCTTGTGGAAGCTGAAGGAGGAGGTGCTCTTCCTATTGGATGGTTATGATGAGTTTAAACCAGAAAACTGCCCGGAGATGGAGTCGTTGATCAAGGAGAAGCGTAAATTCAAGAACATGGTGGTGGTGACTACTCGTACAGAAACTGTTAAGATGGTGAGGAACATCGCTGAGACGGTTGCAGAAATCGGGGACCTGAGCGAAGAGGGTGCCAAGGTCCTCATCGAAAATGTCCTGAAGCCAGAGCTGGCCATTGACCTGTTGCTGCAGCTGAAAGAATCAAGCACCATGCAGGAACTGATGAAGACGCCACTCTTCGTTGTTATCTCCTGTGCCATCCGAATGGGGGAGACCAACATCATTCCCAAAACCCAGACTGCTCTCTTCTGCACGCTGTATGATCTTATGGTCGAGAAGAACCGATACAAGACCCAGGGCCTTTCTGCTTCATTGGTCCTCCAGAGCATTAACAATTGTGGGGATTTAGCTCTGAACGGGATATTTGAGCAACAGTTCAGTTTCTCCTTGGGCCATCTGTTGTCTGAACAACACGAGAAGGTCTTATTGGCAGCAGGCCTTCTTAACAAATACACTTCCCATGTGCTTAATCCAGTGTACCGGTTCTTTCACAAATCATTCCAGGAGTACATAGCAGGCAGAAGACTGCATGCATTACTTACGTCCACCACAAAAGTAGAGGTAGAAAAAGGATTCAGATATTTGTGTCAGATTGACAATATTTCAGATATTAATAACAAGTACCACAATCTACTGCTGTACACATGTGGATCTTCCAAGAAGGCTGCTAAACTTGTGATCCTGCACATGGCAAACATTCACAACCATGGAAGTCTTATGGGAATATCTCCGATCAGTGACATGCAGAGTGTGACATCAGACAATGAGGAGGCCATAGATCCTCAGAACTTGGAAGAACTTCAAAAGCTCCAGGAAATGAACATGGACCGTTTTGTGGTCTGTGCCCTGAACTTCTTTTCTGAAAGCCACTCAGAATCTGAATTGAGTGAGGATTTTGAAGTGTTCTTTCGCAACAAAAGGCTGCACATCAGCAATCAGAGCATCCCTTCATACCTGTTTGACTTCTTTAAATATCTGCCCAACTGCTTAGAAGCATTGAGTCTCATCACACTGGAGTTGTTTGGGACAAATATAAGCCCCAAAATTGGGACCCTTGACAAAAAAAAGGCTTTCATTCCAGAGCAGGCAGTGCCTCTTTTTTATGACTGGAGTCACAGCATTAACACCATGCAAGTCTCATTGAAGGACTTCCAAATGTTACCTAGAAAAGATAGGATTTCTTTAGGTAAAATCTGCTCCTCTGCCTTGAGCCTTAGGCTTCACATTACCAGAAGCAGTGGTATAAGTGGGAAGCTGCAGGACATTCTTAAACGGTGTGAACAGAACATACATGAGCTTGTCATTGAAGCAACACCTCTAACATTAGCAGATGAACAGCAGGTTGTTTTGATGAAGCATTTGAAAACTTTATACATCAGCGACTTGCAGACTGAAAGATTAGAGG GTGGATTTATTGACCGTATACAAAACCTACAAAACATTAAGAAGCTGACCTTAAACAACATAAAGATGGCTGAATCCGATGTTAAACAACTGG CTGAGGGTATGAAGCATTTGAAAATGCTCACTGTGCTGCACTTGTCTCAGCTGACAGGAACTGGAAACGGCCTTATTTCTGTTATTGAAGCAGCAACCAGTGCTGGATGCAGACTTGAAGTGCTGGAACTTGTTGATTGTTGCCTAACTAAGGAGGCTGTCACAGTTCTGG atCAACAGAATGCTAAAGATGTCACTATTACAAATATTACTATTTATCCTGCACACCATTTCAAAAAGCCACTTGTTTAA